A stretch of the Arthrobacter stackebrandtii genome encodes the following:
- a CDS encoding ABC transporter permease — MSENLTPEKDLAAAATPAARQGKTSRHHIEHFVAPLEETPLAAIDNVDETAAPLSLWADAWRNLRRQPLFIISALLILAVLIVAIFPQWFSNIDPRIQSTCNLADSGEPARSGHPLGFTLQGCDVYARMIYGTRASLMVGVFTTLGVLILGGTMGALAGYYGGWMDAILARLGDIFFALPLILGAIVIMQLPAFRDNRSVWVVVATLVIFGWPQIARITRGAVIENRNSDYVTASKALGLSPFRALIKHVLPNSLAPIIVVASISLGTFIVAEATLSFLGIGLPQSIMSWGNDIANAQSQVRNNPGVLLWPALALSITVLSFIMLGDALRDALDPKARKR; from the coding sequence ATGTCTGAGAACCTGACTCCTGAAAAAGACCTGGCAGCCGCCGCCACCCCGGCCGCCCGCCAGGGCAAAACCTCCCGCCACCACATTGAGCACTTCGTGGCCCCTCTCGAGGAGACCCCTCTTGCGGCCATTGACAATGTGGATGAGACGGCAGCCCCGCTGAGCCTGTGGGCCGACGCATGGCGCAACCTGCGCCGCCAGCCGCTGTTCATCATTTCCGCGCTGCTGATCCTGGCCGTGCTGATCGTGGCGATCTTCCCGCAATGGTTCAGCAACATTGACCCCCGCATCCAGTCGACCTGCAACTTGGCAGACTCGGGAGAGCCGGCACGTTCTGGCCACCCGCTGGGCTTCACCCTGCAGGGCTGCGACGTGTATGCCCGCATGATCTATGGCACGCGCGCCTCCCTCATGGTGGGCGTGTTCACCACACTCGGTGTCCTCATCCTTGGCGGCACCATGGGCGCACTTGCCGGCTACTACGGCGGCTGGATGGATGCCATCCTCGCACGCCTGGGCGACATCTTCTTCGCCCTGCCGCTGATCCTCGGCGCCATCGTCATCATGCAGCTCCCGGCCTTCCGCGACAACCGCAGCGTGTGGGTCGTGGTCGCCACCCTGGTGATCTTTGGTTGGCCCCAGATCGCCCGCATCACCCGGGGCGCGGTCATTGAAAACCGCAACTCGGACTACGTCACGGCCTCCAAGGCACTGGGCCTGTCCCCGTTCCGGGCACTCATCAAGCATGTGCTGCCGAACTCCCTGGCACCGATCATCGTCGTCGCCAGCATCTCGCTGGGCACGTTCATCGTTGCCGAGGCGACGCTGTCATTCCTCGGCATCGGCCTGCCACAGTCGATCATGTCGTGGGGCAATGACATTGCCAATGCCCAGTCGCAGGTGCGCAACAACCCGGGCGTCCTGCTCTGGCCGGCACTCGCCCTGTCCATCACGGTGTTGAGCTTCATCATGCTCGGCGACGCCCTGCGCGACGCCCTCGACCCCAAAGCAAGGAAGCGGTGA
- a CDS encoding peptide ABC transporter substrate-binding protein, which yields MRFSRTSKALGVAAVVAMALTACGGDTGNGGGSSAAGDTTKVITANSTEPQNGLLPANTNEVGGGRVMDLIFSGLVSYDAKGAIQNELAESIETSDSQNYTIKIKSGETFSDGSAITAKNFVDAWNFGAAAKNAQLNSYFFESIKGYDKVSAEGSTEDKMEGLKVVDDTTFTVELAQPESDFPLRLGYTAFYPLPESTYKDAKAFGENPVGNGPYKLAEGGWKHDVSVQLVPNDKYNGPRKAKNGGVTFTLYSSPDAAYTDVQSNNLDVLDQVPPSSLQNFTTDFEGRYVNQPYAGNATMTIPSYLPEFQGEEGQLRRAAISQAIDRQQIIDKIFYGNKKAAVDFTSPVIDGYDANLPGSEVLKFDAAKAKADWEAANKINPWPADKVFTITSNIDGAGNKEYITAMANQIATNLGIKAELNPIATFKQSRDLINSKKLTGASRAGWQADYPSLYNFLGPLYGTGAGSNDGDYSNPAFDAKLKEGLSAKTVEEGNKLFNEAQEILLKDLPVVPLWYQAAQGVWSENVTNVQFGWNGVPLYYEITAK from the coding sequence ATGCGTTTCTCGCGCACTTCCAAAGCACTGGGTGTGGCAGCAGTAGTTGCCATGGCCCTCACCGCCTGTGGCGGCGACACCGGCAATGGCGGGGGATCCAGCGCTGCCGGCGACACCACCAAGGTCATCACCGCCAACAGCACAGAGCCGCAGAACGGTCTTCTGCCCGCCAACACCAACGAAGTTGGTGGTGGTCGCGTAATGGACCTGATCTTCAGCGGCCTCGTTAGCTATGACGCCAAGGGCGCCATCCAGAACGAACTCGCGGAGTCCATCGAGACCTCGGATTCGCAGAACTACACCATCAAGATCAAGTCCGGAGAGACCTTCTCGGATGGCAGTGCCATCACGGCCAAGAACTTCGTGGATGCCTGGAACTTCGGTGCAGCAGCCAAGAACGCCCAGCTGAACTCCTACTTCTTCGAGTCCATCAAGGGCTACGACAAGGTGTCCGCCGAGGGTTCAACCGAGGACAAGATGGAAGGCCTGAAGGTTGTCGATGACACCACCTTCACCGTTGAGCTTGCCCAGCCGGAGTCTGACTTCCCGCTGCGCCTCGGCTACACCGCCTTCTACCCGCTGCCCGAGTCCACCTACAAGGATGCCAAGGCATTCGGCGAGAACCCTGTGGGCAACGGCCCGTACAAGCTGGCTGAAGGCGGCTGGAAGCACGACGTTTCCGTCCAGCTCGTCCCCAACGACAAGTACAACGGACCCCGCAAGGCCAAGAATGGCGGCGTGACGTTCACCCTGTACTCCAGCCCGGATGCAGCCTACACGGACGTTCAGTCGAACAACCTTGACGTCCTGGACCAGGTGCCGCCGAGCAGCCTGCAGAACTTCACCACGGACTTCGAAGGCCGCTACGTCAACCAGCCCTACGCGGGCAACGCGACCATGACCATCCCGTCCTACCTGCCTGAATTCCAGGGCGAAGAGGGCCAGCTGCGACGTGCCGCCATCTCCCAGGCCATCGACCGCCAGCAGATCATCGACAAGATCTTCTACGGCAACAAGAAGGCCGCCGTGGACTTCACCTCACCGGTCATTGACGGCTACGACGCCAACCTGCCCGGCTCCGAGGTGTTGAAGTTCGACGCTGCCAAGGCCAAGGCCGATTGGGAAGCCGCCAACAAGATCAACCCGTGGCCGGCCGACAAGGTCTTCACCATCACCTCCAACATTGATGGTGCAGGCAACAAGGAATACATCACGGCCATGGCCAACCAGATTGCCACCAACCTGGGCATCAAGGCTGAGCTGAACCCGATCGCCACCTTCAAGCAGTCGCGTGACCTGATCAACTCCAAGAAGCTCACCGGTGCCTCACGCGCCGGCTGGCAGGCCGACTACCCGTCGCTGTACAACTTCCTCGGCCCGCTCTACGGCACCGGTGCAGGTTCCAACGACGGCGACTACTCCAACCCGGCATTCGATGCCAAGTTGAAGGAAGGCCTCTCCGCCAAGACCGTTGAAGAGGGCAACAAGCTCTTCAACGAAGCCCAGGAAATCCTCCTGAAGGACCTGCCGGTTGTGCCCCTGTGGTACCAGGCAGCCCAGGGCGTGTGGAGCGAGAACGTCACCAACGTGCAGTTCGGTTGGAACGGCGTGCCGCTGTACTACGAAATTACCGCAAAGTAA
- a CDS encoding response regulator transcription factor: MVSSPETPIRVLLADDQALVRGALAALLNLEPDIRVVAQAGSGAEVLALAMEHQVDVALLDVQMPEMDGLQAAAQLREGLPGCKVLMVTTFDRPGYLRAALDAGACGFLVKDAPSEELAAAVRSVHSGGRVVDPQLAARSRGQGANPLTERERQVLSRARAGTPVAQIAAGLFLSVGTVRNHLSSAIGKTGAANRIEAAHVAHAQGWI; this comes from the coding sequence ATGGTGAGCTCACCGGAGACGCCAATCCGCGTGCTGCTCGCCGACGACCAGGCCCTGGTCCGGGGCGCGCTCGCAGCCCTGCTGAACCTGGAACCGGACATCAGGGTGGTGGCTCAGGCCGGCAGCGGGGCGGAGGTGCTCGCACTGGCCATGGAACACCAGGTGGATGTGGCACTGCTGGACGTCCAGATGCCCGAAATGGACGGATTGCAGGCTGCCGCGCAGCTGAGGGAGGGACTTCCCGGCTGCAAGGTTCTGATGGTGACCACCTTTGACCGGCCCGGATACCTGCGTGCCGCCCTCGACGCCGGGGCCTGCGGCTTCCTGGTCAAGGACGCCCCGTCGGAGGAACTCGCCGCCGCCGTGCGCAGCGTCCACTCCGGAGGCCGTGTGGTGGACCCGCAACTTGCCGCCCGTTCGCGGGGCCAGGGAGCCAACCCGCTGACCGAACGCGAACGCCAGGTGCTCAGCCGCGCCCGGGCCGGCACCCCCGTGGCCCAAATTGCGGCCGGGTTGTTTCTCAGCGTGGGCACGGTGCGCAACCACCTCTCCAGCGCCATCGGCAAGACCGGCGCCGCCAACCGGATTGAGGCGGCCCACGTGGCGCACGCACAGGGCTGGATCTGA
- a CDS encoding sensor histidine kinase: MGTDLYGTGTLGDAENPVTPVNGSVPAYAPLHSKAAPDGGALPGAGPAPAEPGPAAPAGGVGEWRFWTDYGFLLSAFWVVFLVFPVLAVALSGLPPGLSILGYALIAAFGSTYLYAFYRDRSDLGSCLHGTPTAQRCFWILLGVSAAGIPLLGVNTLGYSPFIISYAAYLLSRRTMWWTTSTTLVASVAVAVGTGQVQGFAFLLGILFVLAIVNALTTTLIRRGTTEAQLQMENLKLMEQERMARDVHDALGHSLTAVGLKAQLAQRLLDTDIEAARAELEQIRALTVDAMDSIRATVGGTRRTTPEEELAAVRSALDDAGVRTVTTGTPVDCAPEHATALSWILREAVTNVVRHAHATTCWITFGPTSLSIEDDGDSLTGAPEGNGIRGMRERARLHGARCDFGVSGHGGARVELSW; encoded by the coding sequence ATGGGCACTGATCTTTATGGCACTGGCACTTTGGGCGATGCGGAGAACCCGGTCACGCCAGTGAACGGGTCCGTGCCGGCGTACGCGCCTTTGCACTCGAAGGCAGCTCCGGACGGCGGGGCACTGCCAGGTGCAGGCCCGGCCCCGGCCGAACCCGGCCCGGCAGCCCCTGCCGGGGGAGTCGGCGAATGGCGCTTTTGGACGGACTACGGCTTCCTGCTGTCCGCGTTCTGGGTGGTGTTCCTGGTCTTCCCTGTTCTGGCCGTTGCACTCTCCGGCCTGCCGCCGGGGCTCTCCATCCTCGGATATGCCCTCATTGCAGCCTTCGGCTCAACCTATCTCTACGCGTTTTACCGCGACCGCAGCGACCTGGGATCCTGCCTCCACGGGACCCCCACGGCACAGCGCTGCTTCTGGATCCTGTTGGGAGTCAGCGCCGCCGGGATTCCCTTGCTGGGCGTCAACACCCTGGGCTATTCGCCGTTCATCATCAGCTATGCGGCATACCTGCTGTCGCGGCGGACCATGTGGTGGACCACCTCCACCACCTTGGTGGCCTCAGTGGCGGTGGCTGTCGGCACCGGGCAGGTCCAGGGGTTCGCCTTTCTGCTGGGCATCCTGTTCGTCCTGGCCATCGTCAACGCCCTCACCACCACGCTGATCAGGCGCGGCACCACCGAGGCTCAACTGCAGATGGAGAACCTGAAGCTGATGGAACAGGAACGCATGGCACGGGACGTCCACGACGCCCTGGGCCACTCGCTGACCGCCGTGGGCCTCAAGGCGCAGCTGGCCCAACGGCTCCTCGACACGGACATCGAGGCCGCGCGGGCAGAGCTGGAGCAGATCCGCGCCCTGACGGTTGATGCGATGGACTCCATCCGGGCCACGGTGGGCGGCACCCGCCGGACAACCCCGGAGGAGGAACTGGCGGCGGTCCGGTCCGCCCTGGACGACGCCGGCGTGCGGACAGTCACCACCGGAACGCCCGTGGACTGCGCCCCAGAGCACGCCACGGCACTGTCCTGGATCCTCCGGGAAGCCGTGACCAACGTGGTGCGCCACGCCCATGCCACCACCTGCTGGATTACCTTCGGCCCCACAAGCCTCAGCATTGAGGACGACGGCGACTCCCTCACCGGTGCGCCGGAAGGCAACGGCATCCGCGGCATGCGCGAACGGGCCCGGCTGCACGGGGCCCGGTGCGACTTCGGCGTCTCCGGGCACGGCGGCGCCAGGGTGGAGCTCTCATGGTGA
- a CDS encoding ABC transporter ATP-binding protein encodes METTIQQQRAQSGPGRAEPALAMEAVRKTFRTAQGPLEAVAGIDLRVGAGEIVAFLGPNGAGKTTSIDMMLGLAVPTSGRVSVFGKDPREAVAAGEVSAVLQTGGLLRDLTVRETVTAIAALHGAKDRVDAVMERTDISGLAKRKVSKCSGGEQQRLKFALALLPDPRLLVLDEPTAGMDVSARHAFWDTMRADALEGRTVLFATHYLEEAQDFAERTVLIGAGKVLADGPTAKLREMTGGRVVSATLPEGRPVAAAVAELELLERVASVRLSGRRVHVTGPDSDAAARLLLGPLGATDLEIAAPTLDAAFMELTGAAS; translated from the coding sequence ATGGAAACCACGATTCAACAGCAGCGGGCCCAAAGCGGCCCGGGCCGGGCCGAGCCTGCGCTCGCCATGGAGGCCGTCAGGAAGACTTTTCGCACCGCACAGGGGCCGCTCGAGGCGGTGGCGGGGATCGACCTCCGTGTGGGTGCGGGCGAGATCGTGGCCTTTCTGGGGCCCAATGGCGCAGGGAAAACCACCTCAATTGACATGATGTTGGGGCTGGCAGTGCCCACGTCCGGACGCGTCAGCGTATTCGGCAAGGATCCCCGGGAGGCAGTTGCGGCGGGGGAGGTGTCCGCTGTTCTCCAGACCGGCGGGCTCCTGCGGGACTTGACGGTGCGCGAAACCGTGACAGCCATCGCCGCACTCCACGGGGCCAAGGACCGCGTGGACGCCGTCATGGAGCGCACCGACATCAGCGGGCTGGCCAAACGCAAAGTCTCAAAGTGTTCCGGGGGCGAGCAGCAGCGGCTAAAGTTTGCGCTGGCACTGCTGCCGGACCCCCGCCTGCTGGTCCTCGACGAGCCGACTGCAGGCATGGATGTTTCGGCGCGGCACGCTTTCTGGGACACCATGCGGGCCGACGCCCTGGAGGGGCGGACCGTGCTGTTCGCGACGCACTACCTGGAGGAGGCCCAGGACTTTGCCGAACGGACGGTGCTGATCGGTGCAGGCAAGGTCCTCGCCGACGGACCCACCGCGAAATTGCGGGAGATGACAGGCGGCCGGGTTGTCAGCGCCACGCTCCCTGAAGGCCGGCCGGTCGCAGCCGCAGTGGCTGAGCTGGAGCTGCTGGAGCGCGTCGCCTCGGTGCGGCTGTCGGGACGGCGGGTCCACGTGACCGGGCCCGATTCCGATGCCGCCGCCCGCCTGCTGCTGGGGCCGCTGGGCGCCACAGACCTGGAAATTGCCGCACCCACACTGGACGCCGCATTCATGGAACTGACCGGAGCCGCATCATGA
- a CDS encoding ABC transporter permease, whose amino-acid sequence MLMFTFRRFLQLIPVFFGATLLVYFLVFATPGDPIAALSGGKPMAPAVEAALRAQYNLDQPFWVQYGLYLKNLVTLNLGQTFSGQDVSAVIARAYPVTARLAIMALTFEAVFGILFGVIAGLRKGKLFDSTVLVASLVVIAVPTFVLGFVLQLVVGVKLGWARPTVSGSAPWNELILPALVLGLVSLAYVIRLTRTSVGENMNADYVRTATAKGLSRRRVVVVHILRNSLIPVVTFLGADLGALMGGAIVTEGIFNVPGIGNLLYKAIQKGESATVVAVVGILVIVFVVANLVVDLLYAWLDPRIRYV is encoded by the coding sequence ATGCTGATGTTCACCTTCCGCCGCTTCCTGCAGCTGATTCCCGTATTCTTCGGGGCCACTCTGCTCGTGTACTTCCTGGTATTTGCGACTCCTGGAGACCCCATCGCGGCCCTCTCCGGAGGCAAGCCAATGGCCCCCGCTGTCGAGGCAGCCCTGCGGGCCCAGTACAACCTCGACCAGCCCTTCTGGGTGCAGTACGGCCTGTACCTTAAAAATCTTGTAACCCTGAACCTTGGCCAGACCTTCTCCGGCCAGGATGTTTCCGCCGTCATTGCGCGTGCGTACCCGGTTACTGCCCGCCTCGCCATCATGGCACTGACCTTTGAAGCCGTTTTTGGCATTCTTTTCGGTGTCATCGCCGGCCTCCGCAAGGGCAAGCTTTTTGATTCAACCGTCCTGGTTGCCTCACTCGTTGTTATTGCAGTCCCCACCTTCGTGCTCGGCTTTGTGCTGCAGCTGGTGGTCGGTGTCAAGCTCGGCTGGGCCCGTCCCACCGTCAGCGGCTCCGCACCCTGGAACGAGCTCATCCTGCCGGCGCTGGTCCTCGGCCTGGTCTCCCTGGCCTACGTCATCCGCCTGACGCGTACGTCCGTTGGCGAAAACATGAACGCCGACTATGTGCGAACGGCTACGGCCAAGGGCCTGTCGCGCCGCCGCGTGGTGGTGGTCCACATCCTGCGCAACTCATTGATTCCCGTGGTCACCTTCCTCGGTGCCGACCTGGGTGCACTCATGGGCGGCGCCATTGTCACCGAAGGCATCTTCAACGTCCCCGGCATTGGCAACCTGCTTTACAAGGCCATCCAAAAGGGTGAGAGTGCCACCGTCGTTGCCGTGGTTGGCATCCTGGTCATTGTCTTCGTGGTGGCCAACCTCGTTGTGGACCTTCTATACGCCTGGCTCGACCCAAGGATTCGCTATGTCTGA
- a CDS encoding ABC transporter permease has protein sequence MNPTYVRIELARQSRDIGNLMFTVGLPAVMYLLFGNMFGGGSAQAGSGNVKFYIMVSMAAYGAAVATTGIAGTAAAENMLGWGRQIALTPMKPSGFIQSKVAVALTIAAAAAGVVFIVGAATGAQADSWSVWVLSYAIAVAGSAVFALYGMGVGMSFKSETAINVAGGVLVFFAFFGNVFLPLSGTMLEIARFTPMYGFVGLARWPLLEGAVATPGAPADSFWWLVANLVGWALIFMALALWAMRRTRSRQ, from the coding sequence ATGAACCCCACCTATGTCCGCATTGAACTCGCGCGCCAGAGCCGGGACATCGGCAACCTGATGTTCACGGTGGGCCTGCCCGCCGTCATGTACCTGCTCTTTGGGAACATGTTCGGCGGCGGGTCGGCACAGGCCGGCAGCGGCAACGTGAAGTTTTACATCATGGTCTCCATGGCCGCCTATGGCGCGGCCGTCGCCACCACAGGAATCGCCGGGACGGCCGCCGCGGAAAACATGCTGGGCTGGGGGAGGCAGATTGCGCTGACACCCATGAAGCCGAGCGGCTTCATCCAGTCCAAGGTGGCCGTGGCACTCACCATTGCCGCCGCGGCGGCCGGGGTGGTCTTCATCGTGGGCGCCGCCACGGGTGCGCAGGCGGACAGCTGGTCCGTGTGGGTCCTGAGCTATGCCATCGCGGTGGCAGGCTCCGCCGTGTTCGCACTCTATGGCATGGGAGTGGGGATGAGCTTCAAGTCAGAGACGGCCATCAACGTGGCCGGCGGGGTGCTCGTGTTCTTTGCGTTCTTCGGCAACGTGTTCCTGCCGTTGAGCGGCACCATGCTGGAGATTGCCCGCTTTACGCCCATGTACGGCTTCGTGGGGCTGGCCCGCTGGCCCCTGTTGGAAGGTGCAGTTGCAACTCCCGGGGCCCCGGCCGATTCATTCTGGTGGCTTGTGGCTAACCTTGTTGGATGGGCACTGATCTTTATGGCACTGGCACTTTGGGCGATGCGGAGAACCCGGTCACGCCAGTGA
- the typA gene encoding translational GTPase TypA — protein sequence MSDLSLNTASRNDLRNVAIVAHVDHGKTTLVDAMLKHTHSFAEHGDVAERVMDSGDLEREKGITILAKNTTVAYNGPAANGLDMTINVIDTPGHADFGGEVERGLSMVDGVVLLVDSSEGPLPQTRFVLRKALAAKLPVILLVNKTDRPDARIDEVVAEAMDLLLGLASDLADEVPDLDLDAVLNVPVVYASGKLGRASLNQPGNGEAPDCEDLEPLFKTIIEHIPAPRYNPEGVLQAHVTNLDASPFLGRLALLRIFNGTLRKGQTVAWARHDGTIKPVKITELLATKALTRVPAESAGPGEIVAVAGIEDITIGETLTDLDNPQPLPLITVDPPAISMTIGINTSPLAGRVKGAKVTARQVKDRLDKELIGNVSLKVLPTERPDAWEVQGRGELALSILVEQMRREGFELTVGKPQVVTKMVDGKVHEPMEHMTIDVPEEYLGGVTQLMAARKGRMTNMANHGTGWCRMEFVVPARGLIGFRTRFMTDTRGAGIAASISEGYEPWAGPIEYRTNGSIVADRSGVVTPFAMINLQERMTFFVQPTSEVYEGMIVGENSRADDMDVNITKEKKLTNMRAASSDTFENMTPPRNLTLEESLEFAREDECVEVTPEAIRIRKVILNASDRAKAYRARAKA from the coding sequence ATGAGCGATCTTTCTCTCAACACTGCCTCGCGCAATGACCTGCGCAACGTAGCCATTGTGGCGCACGTTGACCATGGCAAGACCACCCTGGTCGACGCCATGCTCAAGCACACGCACTCATTTGCCGAACACGGCGATGTCGCTGAGCGTGTCATGGACTCCGGTGACCTTGAGCGCGAAAAGGGCATTACGATCCTTGCCAAGAACACCACGGTTGCCTACAACGGCCCTGCAGCCAACGGCCTGGACATGACCATCAACGTCATCGACACCCCCGGCCACGCCGACTTCGGCGGCGAGGTCGAGCGCGGCCTGTCCATGGTTGACGGCGTCGTCCTGCTGGTTGACTCCTCCGAGGGTCCGCTGCCGCAGACCCGCTTTGTGCTGCGCAAGGCACTCGCCGCAAAGCTCCCCGTAATCCTCCTGGTCAACAAGACCGACCGCCCCGATGCCCGCATCGACGAGGTCGTTGCAGAGGCCATGGACCTGCTGCTGGGCCTGGCCTCCGACCTGGCCGACGAAGTTCCGGACCTGGACCTGGACGCCGTCCTGAACGTTCCCGTTGTGTACGCCTCCGGCAAGCTCGGCCGCGCCTCGCTGAACCAGCCCGGCAACGGCGAAGCCCCCGACTGCGAAGACCTTGAGCCGCTGTTCAAGACCATCATCGAGCACATCCCGGCACCCCGCTACAACCCGGAAGGTGTCCTGCAGGCGCACGTCACCAACCTTGACGCCTCCCCGTTCCTGGGTCGCCTTGCCCTGCTGCGCATCTTCAACGGCACCCTGCGCAAGGGCCAGACCGTTGCCTGGGCGCGCCACGACGGCACCATCAAGCCCGTCAAGATCACCGAACTGCTGGCCACCAAGGCCCTGACCCGCGTGCCTGCAGAATCTGCCGGCCCGGGCGAGATCGTTGCCGTTGCCGGCATCGAGGACATCACCATTGGTGAAACCCTGACCGACCTGGACAACCCGCAGCCGCTGCCACTGATCACGGTTGACCCGCCGGCCATCTCCATGACCATCGGTATCAACACCTCACCGCTGGCCGGCCGCGTCAAGGGCGCCAAGGTCACTGCACGCCAGGTCAAGGACCGCCTCGACAAGGAACTGATCGGCAACGTCTCCCTCAAGGTGCTCCCCACGGAGCGTCCCGACGCCTGGGAAGTCCAGGGCCGTGGCGAATTGGCACTGTCCATCCTCGTCGAGCAGATGCGCCGCGAAGGCTTCGAGCTGACGGTTGGCAAGCCGCAGGTTGTCACCAAGATGGTTGACGGCAAGGTCCACGAGCCGATGGAGCACATGACCATCGATGTTCCGGAGGAATACCTCGGCGGCGTGACCCAGCTGATGGCAGCCCGCAAGGGCCGCATGACCAACATGGCCAACCACGGCACCGGTTGGTGCCGCATGGAATTCGTGGTTCCCGCCCGTGGCTTGATCGGCTTCCGCACCCGCTTCATGACCGACACCCGCGGTGCCGGCATTGCCGCGTCCATCTCCGAAGGCTACGAGCCCTGGGCCGGCCCGATCGAATACCGCACCAACGGCTCGATCGTGGCAGACCGCTCAGGCGTCGTCACCCCCTTCGCCATGATCAACCTCCAGGAGCGCATGACCTTCTTCGTGCAGCCCACCTCCGAGGTCTACGAAGGCATGATCGTCGGCGAGAACTCCCGCGCCGACGACATGGACGTGAACATCACGAAGGAAAAGAAGCTCACCAACATGCGTGCAGCCTCCTCCGACACCTTCGAAAACATGACGCCCCCGCGCAACCTGACCCTGGAAGAGTCGCTCGAATTCGCCCGCGAAGACGAGTGCGTCGAGGTTACCCCGGAAGCCATCCGCATCCGCAAGGTCATCCTGAACGCCAGCGACCGCGCCAAGGCCTACCGCGCCCGCGCCAAGGCATAG